TTTGTACCGAAGTCTGCGGCGGTTCAAGTTCAACGGCCGGTTGAGGCATATTGTTCTCCTGGGCAGAAGGGGAGTTTGGAGGAGAGTGGTAATTCCGTGGAGGTGCTGTTTGGGAACAGTGATGAGAAGTTGCGGCAGATTCCGTGCGGGATCATGGCGATGAGGCAGAGGGAATTGGAGCTGGAGAGGAGAGGGAGTGGGTCTGTTGAGCCGGGGGATTCGATTAGTTGCCATGGCGGTGAGGCAATGTCGGCTGCAGGTAGGGCGAGGAATGGACCGGTCGTACGGCCTCCTGAGCCTGTGCTGCTTAAGGGCCTGAGGTGGACGGAGTATAGCTACTTTGGAAATGGCGATCGAGAGACGGCGATGCAGAAGGATGGAGATGTTGAGAAGGCGGCATTCAAGTCTGGACAGATTGAGAGAGGAGGTGATGGAGTAGGCAAAGTTTGGAGTCCGATGAGGTGGCGGATGGTGTGGTTGTATGTTTTGATTCTTGTGTTGTTGTGTCTGGTTGGTATTTCGGTTGCGCTGGCGTTTGCGCTGAAGAAGCGCGCGTGACAAGATGCAAGAAGCGAGTGTGGAGGTATTGATTCTGGTAGTAGAGTCTTGAAAGACACTTCGTGAAGAAAGTAAGAACAAAAGGAGCAGAGCAGCGATTTCGAGAAGCATCGTGCCCTTCATCCTGATCCGCCATACCGTACATTCTTAACATCCCTGAGCTCATTCACATGCCAAATCGGCACGTCCTCGGCGACCACCACTTCCACTCTAATATTCCCCTCGCAAAACCTGTCCCTTCACCCCGATAACTCGGGGCAATGTGGTGCAAGGCCACAGCAAGTTCCAAAAACTGCAGCACTTGATTGTGTGTGCACTCAACCTCACCAATTTCTACCGAAACTAGTATAGCCAACGCCAATATACTACCAAAACGACTATCCACCCGATCAGCCTATCAAGTTCAACTTGTTGGCAAGATTCAACCTCGACAGTATTGAGATGGTTAACAGCCAAATTCCCAACTTCAAATAAAACCCTTTAGGGTTTTCCTTAGCACAGGACGCCTGTGTTAAGTTTTTTGCTGGTAGAAAGATGCTGATGCTGGAGGGAGGGTAAGGGAGTTCAGTGCACAGCGTGATAGGACTCTCGACAGGACAAACTTGCGATACGCGAGGCATGAACTTTCTTTTTTTACAGACAGGGTGGAAAGCTGTCAACGCGAGAGCAAAATATCTTGCCACTGTAGTCTCTGCTAGTCGCGGGTGCCCTATTGTCAGGAGGAGACTTCAGAGAGCGCACAGATCTGGACTATGGCCATGTATGGACAGCGGGTTTGTAGAATGTCCGGTAGCTGTCCGCTTTCACATGTCACCGGCACAACCCCGGCTGCCACCGATTTCACCCTCATAAACCCGTTCAAAAGTGATGCCTTCACCCGATGATTCGGGGCGATGTGGTGCAAGGCCACAAATAAAATGATACCGTTGAAAGCCGGCAGAGCCTTCTTATGAGATGAGCGAAGGGCGTTGTTGCTGCTTCACGTGCACGGAGCAAGATTCACCGGTCCGGAGCTAGCGGGCTGTCCTAGCTAATTGCGACTTTTCTGAACCTTTTTCGACCAATTAGCGATCGCCTCGAATTTGGCAGCGATGCTCGTTGTTAAGCGTAACGACCGACGAGTGCTAGCCATCCACCGTAGCGACGTGTGAGCTTGCGAACACTCGAGCGTAGGTGGTGGCGTCAGCGAGGAGGGAGTGGAGCTCTATCACCAGCCCTCAACTAGCCTTGACGCCCGCTCTGATTGGTCAACTTCCAAGTTttagggtcacgtgacctaccgcactgtgcctgttggcgaactcgcaaacatatactcgtcgctaacgcctatgtcgtcgtataataagcactgtacgtcgggtagcggtagcgtggatcgcacgctactttgcagtctagaagggttggtagagagctctactccgctacgcttacctttggaggttcacaaccgccaacagcacattttTGTTATTCTCACTCCGGGGCGCTTTGACCCTCACCGCGCGCCCTTCGCTCAACAACTACCAGAACCCAGTTCGAGAGTCTTCCAGACCTCGACCCAACGCATCAATCTGGCGTGATCAATGCAGGCGGATTCAAGTCGGATGGACACAATGCAGGTGGAGTCGACGGACCACGACGGTCGAATGCGAGCAGTATCAGCACATGATGACTGCGGAGTTAGCGAGCTCGCTCTGGATAAAATCCCAAGGACCCAGGGGTTTTCCCTAGACACATGGTGCGCAACATGCGTCTAGGTTTTTTGCTTAGCGGATTTTCGGTAACGTGAAAGCAACTGGTTAGAGGAGCCGGCTTTTTGTACCAATAGATTGGACTGTTGGCGGTAGGGATGGCGTTGTTGATTGTTCAAAGTTCGTGATATTTGAGGGGCAATGCGTCGAGTTGCGTATATAGCGCAAGACCTCCTCAGTAAGCCTGTCATGGAAGTGCTTCCGTAGCATTCACAGCCCGCTCCTTTTGCAGTCCATCAGTAAATCGAGTGGCGGAGCCTTGAGCTCATCGACTCTTCGACGTACAAACTACAGACGTAGATTGAGACGATGCTGGGAAGCGACCGCAATGTCTGCAGCTGTCTTGTAAGCAAATTTGAGCTCGGGCCAGTCTAACATGCACTAGTGTCGACTTTCACATGTCATCGGCAAAACCCCGGGTGCCACCAATTTCTCTACATAGTCGTTCGGCAAACTTCCGCTCCCGTCCTTCGGGACACAAATGCAGAACTTGTTGCCCTAGATGGCTCAAGTTCACTGAAAATGCAAAGGTGCATCATGTAGATCTCAAACCAGATCCATGGATGCAACCGGCGGATCCGCTTTGAAAAAACTCTCGACGGTTTACACCATCTCGAGAGTTTCCTCACCCACAAGTGTGCGCACACACTTGTGGGTAGGTTTTTGCGTGTTGCCTATCTGCTATCATCACACACGGGCGTGGGCCTCGAGTCGGCTATGTTGGACAATGTAGCGTCCGTCCATCTTGCATTCTGAACTTCTCCTACTGTTGTCGTGATGTACGGGTCGAGGTATAATGCGCAAGACCGAGCACTCGGGTCATAGGTATGACATGATAGAGACTGACAGGTGGATGTTGTGGTTCGAGCGTGATACATACGCCCAGTGGTAAACAGTCTGGCGCTCTTACGCCTTTTTGCGGCGATTCTATCATTAGATTGTATCAGTCGTCCACGGTGTAGATGACATCGGACAACAAACATTGTCGAGGCAGAACTCGATCATGCTGCCAAAGCTAAAGGTGACCCACGCCTTCGTCCTCTTCTTCAGTCTCTTCTTCCGCGCTCTCCCCATCACCTATGCCATGTTCCATGCCATCAAGTGGATCGGTTTCTGCAGCCATGAGTGGAGCTCGATCCTTCTTGTCTCGCCGGAAGTGAGAAGCAATACTCAATACGAGAACGCTGAACCCATGCACCAGAGTACTGCCGAAGACGACGAACGAGATGACAGGCCAGACAGTCTCGATTGCCTTCTCCCGGTTGGTGAAAGGTGGTGCATAAACGGGAGGGCGAGCATCTGGCTCGCTGGTGCCGTTCTCAAGCACTGCGCGGGCTTCGATGGCTAAGAACAATGCCCCAAGGCCCATAGGTCCTACATGGAGGTCAGTTCATAGACATAGGGAGGAGTGGGCATGTAATGCTTACCGAAATGACCGCAGAAGAGTGCCTCCCAAACAGTCTTGATGTCAGGAGTCCAGCGGTAAACGGCGAGCATGACAGGTATACGCCTAAGTAGCAGTACCAGCACCGAGAAACCGACCAACCGGCCAGGTGTGATCCATGGTGTCATTTCCGTAGGCTTGAAAGCTTTCCAGGGCAGAATGGTACCGAAGTACACGAACATGGCGTTGTTGAGCAGTAGGTCAATGATCTGTGGCAGTGCGGTCTGCTTGGTCTTCTTCGCAAACCAGCCATCTCGAGCAAAACCATAACCAGCCCCGAAAGCCACCAGAAAGTCGTCCGATCCCAACGTGGAGCCGACTCCAACGCTAAACAAGGCAAGTAGAAGGTAGAACACCACGAACCCAGCACGATCGATGTAGTCTCGTGCCTCGCTGAAGCGTAACGTCCAGTTGAAGAATGTACCTATGCACAATCCGATGAATGTTCCGAAGACGCATTGCCATAAGATCGTGATGAGGAACCAATCTCTGAGAGCCATGTCGCCAGTTGGCTGGGTAAGTAGGTACAGTCCGAGGTAGAGAAATGGGAAGCTGATGCCATCGTTGACTCCTGTTTCGGCGCTGAGCATGTCCTTGAGACGCTTTGGCACACGAACGCTGAATTGACTGTTGGAGAGAATGCTGGCTGCCAATACTGGATCGGTAGGTGTTAAGCATGCAGCGACTACCATCGCGGTTGGGACGTCGGTCTTGAAGATGAGCCAGACCAATAACGCGCAGGTGACCCAACCGACGGCCATTACTGGTCCCAGCATCATGGCAACAGAGCGCCAATGTCTGGATGCATAATACTTGGGTAGCTCCACGCCGACTGCGAAGACTTGAATGCCTACGATGACACGGGTGACTTCTTGAATAACGTTGTCTCCCTGGCAATTGTCAGCATCCGTGTGTGTCGAGTCTTGATGATGGTTGGTAATCCTACCCATCCCCAGCCATGTTCTCCTGGTTCATGATTGCCATAATTGCCTTTCGAGAAGTTGGGAGTGATCCAGCCAAGCACCTGTGGTCCAAGTATAATGCCGACGACAAGTGCGATTGGCGGCTCCGAAAGGTGAAGACGATTTCGCAAGAACTTTGTGAAAAGCACGTAGCTGATCAAGAAGGTCGACAGTAGCAGATAGGATACATGAGGCGGTGTTGCCTCGATCTGGCTCCAGACCATGTTTGCAGTCGTGGCGAATCTCGAGATGGAGATGTGGCTTCGGTCTGCAGATGGCAGGTACTGTTTGCCACGATCTCGAGGAGTTTTGGTCGTAGGGCGATGTCAGGACGATGAAAGATTCAGCGCGTGTGGACTATGTGGAAGTTGCGAGAACAAAGTCTGCAAGATGTTCAATGTTCTCTGGCAAAGTTCTTGATGCCGTCACTGTTGTCCGTTCACAGCCGTTGACACAACGTGATGCTCGTCTAAACCTTGGCTGCATGCTGGTTGGAAAGCTTGTTTTCAGTCTGTCGGCGAAGGGTCACAGTAGCCGTCGACGGCGATGATTTCGACCGCCAAAGGTACTGTCAGGGCATTCGTGGCGTGGCTCCGGGCGCAAGGGAAAACAATCGCTCAGTATGTTGTTGTGTGAGATGGCCTTGATACATGTATTGCTGCTTCAACGTCACAGTCTAGCCTCAGTACTGTAGCACCAGTCAGGTCTATGTAGTTCTACGCAGTCCTGCAGCTTTTGAGCGGGTGTCGTGACTGTTCAGACAAATCGACTTGCCTGGCCAAGGCTCATTGAGCATATACATGTATGTTGCATCTTGGTACGGGTTTTCATGGACAGCACCTCCCAGCTTCTCGAACGATAGAACTACTTCCATTTCTAGTTCTAGCAGGGGACGGAAACAGCCGCTGGCATGCGTCACACGTGCAAGTTGCCTGCACGATTCTTTTTCCATCAACAACAACCTGAACATCTCCAATATTGCGGGCAGCACACAGGACGCGTACTCAACAGGAACGATATCGCACCCCGCGTGCGACCAGTAAGCAAGTCTTGTCTCTCAGCTGCAGTCTCGCTTGTTCAGCCATCAGATGCGCAGCACCTCGCGAATCCTTCGTAATACAGCGACATCACACGTTTCCACCCTCCTCTGATCATTGTTGTCCGGCTCTTTGGTCCTCTTACCTCTCTGTCCAGATCTCGTCATGTCGAAGAGGAGCTTCCTGACCAACATCACTCCCTTGCCGTCCACCGTCTCACGAGAAGCGGCGATAGCACAACTCCACGATCACCGGGCTATGATTGAACTGAATCCGCTGGTGCTACGACATGAGCTTACCGAACCTCCTCCAAACGCGTCAAAAGACGAGGCAGAGAATGCTGTCTGGTACGAGATTACCGATCGAATCAACTATTTGCCCTGGGCATTCGCGAAAGGCGAGATCGCGTACAAGGCGTGCTTTTACGACTTGCCCAATGGCTTACAGACTCACGTCTTTGCGCCTGCGGGCGTAGACATCAAGAGCAAATGGAGCGTTCGTGGCAACATACCGGGCGAACCTAGAGAGCCTCATGAACTGGGCGTCAAAGTTCCCGCCGAAGGACTCTACATGATGGAGGAAGTTGATTTGCGATGCAACTTCTTCATGAGCAACTTCGTCAGAGGAAATCTGAAGAAGTCTCATGCAGTCGTTGCGGATAAGATGGTGGAAAGAGCGAACGCTCATGGTATGCAGGCACCAGACAGTGTTGTTTCGTCAGCTTACGCGTCGACGTGAAGGCAGTCGGCAGCAATTGACCTCGTCACCATTACTCGGGCCAATTTCGAGTCTTGACTCTACAAACCGACAGCCGGAGATACAGCATCAGAGTCCGCTTCGCTGTGCCTGCGTCGGCGCCGTTCATGACTCGGGCTGTCGCTTCTTCCATCCACACGATTTGGACCAACACGATCCTGTTCCCGCGGTACCTAGGAAATGTCAGTCCAGGCCTCACTACGCCATGTCTACACCCTCTGCCTCCTCATATTCACAACCCTCTTCAGCTGCGCATTCCCCGCGTCCATACTCCGAGCTGGAAGGCTCTCCAGGTGCCAACTCTTGTCTATGCACAGGTGGCCTTCACGAACGAGAATGTCGTTTCTATCCTGGACTGCCATTGCCGACCTTCTCTTCCTTATCCATAGCAGAAAGTCTTTCAAGCTCTCTGCAGCATTCGCCGACCGCGGCGTACGGCGTTACTGCTATCGCGCCAGGAGAGCCGATGCGAGTCACTACTTCCGACGTCGAAGGGGGCTTCGTGCCGCAAAGACCGGGTCAACAGGCCGAACTTGCGGCGTCGCAGTCGCCTACTGACCAATCTTGGCGAGAGAGCGCATTGCGGCCGGAGCCTCTCAGACCTCGTGCTGACGAGAGGTCCGCCCGCGCTACGGGATCTCGCACCACGAACGAAACGTGAGGTACTGGAGCATCTTCTAGTCTACTGTCATCTGAGATAACTCCGCGAAGTCCGTCTCTGACGTGCCGCTGATCTGCACCAACGCTCTGGTTCCTGCATTCCTCTCCCAGCCTGGCAGCCGAGAGGAATGCACGCTGCCACAAAGCCATTCTAGTGTCTCACGTCACCACGAGGAGGCTAGCAACGAGCCTCAGCCAATCCAGATTGTTCCTCTGGCTACAATGTGGAATGCTTGTCGGCCAGCACGACCAGTTACAATAGCTATGTCGTGGATTGTATATCTCTCAGGTGACGACCTTCGCCCAGTGCGGAAGTGTGTTGCACATTTCATATTAGACAAGCTACTGCTATCCTCTGACTACTGCGACAGCCATCATCCTCGCCAACTTCCACTACAGCAATCGTACTCATTTCTGCACGATCGATCGTATTATTTCTGCGATGGCTGCAGTCAGTCACAAGCACAACTACCAAATCCGGCCGACGAACAAAGAGCCTGACTTCTCAAGTCTATGCGACAATGTCTTTGACCAATACCTCGATGGCGACGACCTTTTCGCTTTGGAGGGCGGCAAGCGTGAAAGAAGTAGCTCAGACGGGTCTGGAAACCTCTTCGACTTCTCAGGCTCGAGCGAACAAAGCAACCAGACCTCCGCAACTTCGCCTATACTTTCTTGGGAAGAGCCCTTCTCAGTGGTCGAGAGCATAGAGACAGAAGCAAAGCAGCCCAAAGCAAAAGCTCCCGGGGACTTTTGGACAAGAAAGCTTCGAGCTCTCGAACAGAATGCTGCAGAGTGTGAGAAGCGCCAACAGAAGCTGAGGTCAACAAAGTCATATGGTGACTTCCTTAGTC
This genomic window from Fulvia fulva chromosome 4, complete sequence contains:
- a CDS encoding Na(+)/H(+) antiporter 1, with the translated sequence MVWSQIEATPPHVSYLLLSTFLISYVLFTKFLRNRLHLSEPPIALVVGIILGPQVLGWITPNFSKGNYGNHEPGEHGWGWGDNVIQEVTRVIVGIQVFAVGVELPKYYASRHWRSVAMMLGPVMAVGWVTCALLVWLIFKTDVPTAMVVAACLTPTDPVLAASILSNSQFSVRVPKRLKDMLSAETGVNDGISFPFLYLGLYLLTQPTGDMALRDWFLITILWQCVFGTFIGLCIGTFFNWTLRFSEARDYIDRAGFVVFYLLLALFSVGVGSTLGSDDFLVAFGAGYGFARDGWFAKKTKQTALPQIIDLLLNNAMFVYFGTILPWKAFKPTEMTPWITPGRLVGFSVLVLLLRRIPVMLAVYRWTPDIKTVWEALFCGHFGPMGLGALFLAIEARAVLENGTSEPDARPPVYAPPFTNREKAIETVWPVISFVVFGSTLVHGFSVLVLSIASHFRRDKKDRAPLMAAETDPLDGMEHGIGDGESAEEETEEEDEGVGHL